The Lycium barbarum isolate Lr01 chromosome 12, ASM1917538v2, whole genome shotgun sequence genome includes a region encoding these proteins:
- the LOC132623416 gene encoding uncharacterized protein LOC132623416 — MEPPKRKRNDDDNDYNTFKPQPNGNIDLSLLEAIEKSQQNPVESLDIKTVKKHILSFERRLRENISSRLKYPDQPEKFADSEVELHEEIEKLKILAGGPEFYPELVNLGTIASITSLLNHENTDIAIDVVGLLQDLTDEDVLEDNDEPAQVLVDALVENNALELLIQLLGKLSDSDPDESAAIYSILATIENFIEVKPSVSELVCERTKLMKWLLTRIKVREFDGNKQYASEILAILLQSSTVNQKRLGQLNGVDALLQAVAMYKSKDPKTPDEEEMVENLFDALCCLLMPLENKERFVKSEGVELMIIIMNQKKMCYGSAIRALDFAMTNYPPACERFVDVMGLKTAFPAFMGKLPLSKKNKKRYKEELEERLVSLVASLFGGILRGSRRDRLLSKFVENECEKIDRLMELYMRYSNRVKLEAERFDQLELDDLEMDEDEKYNRKLEAGLYTLQLIAVILGHLWTSEHPRIRARIELLLKQQKLTNQDVKDVLQEYHDNIGDLEGPEEKERGQSKIQRFISAF, encoded by the exons ATGGAACCACCAAAACGCAAACGAAACGACGACGACAATGACTACAACACCTTCAAACCACAACCAAACGGCAACATCGACTTATCCCTACTCGAAGCCATAGAAAAATCACAACAAAACCCCGTAGAATCACTCGACATCAAAACAGTCAAAAAACACATCCTCTCATTCGAACGTCGTTTAAGAGAAAACATCTCATCACGTCTTAAATACCCAGACCAACCCGAAAAATTCGCTGATTCTGAAGTGGAGCTCCATGAAGAAATCGAAAAGCTTAAAATCCTCGCTGGTGGACCCGAATTCTACCCGGAACTTGTTAATCTCGGTACAATCGCGTCGATTACAAGTCTCCTTAATCATGAAAACACAGACAttgctattgatgttgttggattattACAAGACCTAACTGATGAGGATGTTCTCGAAGATAACGATGAACCTGCACAG GTATTAGTTGATGCGTTAGTTGAGAACAATGCGTTAGAATTGCTCATTCAGTTACTAGGAAAATTGTCTGATTCGGATCCGGATGAGTCAGCTGCGATTTATAGTATACTTGCGACTATTGAGAATTTCATTGAAGTGAAACCCTCGGTTTCGGAGCTTGTGTGTGAAAGGACTAAGTTGATGAAGTGGTTGTTGACTAGGATTAAAGTTAGAGAATTCGATGGAAATAAACAGTATGCGTCGGAGATTTTGGCGATTTTGTTGCAGAGTAGTACGGTGAATCAGAAGAGATTAGGGCAGTTGAATGGGGTGGATGCGTTGTTACAAGCCGTAGCTATGTATAAATCGAAGGATCCTAAGACGCCGGATGAGGAGGAGATGGTGGAGAATTTGTTCGATGCGTTGTGCTGTTTGTTAATGCCGTTGGAGAATAAGGAGAGGTTTGTGAAATCTGAAGGAGTAGAATTGATGATTATTATAATGAATCAGAAGAAAATGTGCTATGGATCAGCTATAAGGGCGTTGGATTTTGCAATGACTAATTATCCTCCAGCATGTGAGAGGTTTGTGGATGTAATGGGATTAAAGACTGCTTTTCCTGCTTTCATGGGTAAG CTTCCTCTGAGCAAAAAGAACAAGAAACGCTACAAAGAAGAACTGGAAGAGCGTCTCGTATCACTAGTTGCTTCGTTATTTG GAGGAATCTTAAGAGGTTCTAGAAGGGATAGATTGTTGAGTAAGTTCGTGGAGAACGAATGCGAAAAAATTGACAGGCTAATGGAGCTCTACATGAG ATATTCCAATAGAGTAAAACTTGAGGCTGAGCGGTTTGACCAACTTGAACTTGATGATTTGGAG ATGGATGAAGACGAGAAGTACAATAGGAAGTTAGAAGCTGGACTTTACACTCTTCAG TTGATAGCTGTTATTCTGGGTCATCTTTGGACCTCTGA GCATCCTCGAATCAGAGCAAGGATTGAACTTCTGCTAAAGCAACAAAAGCTGACTAATCAAGATGTAAAAGATGTTCTTCAG GAATATCATGACAACATAGGAGATCTGGAAGGGCCTGAAGAGAAGGAGAGAGGACAATCAAAGATTCAAAGGTTCATTTCGGCTTTTTGA